The Pseudomonas extremaustralis genome contains a region encoding:
- the minC gene encoding septum site-determining protein MinC — protein MSQTEPLDQDPVFQLKGSMLAITVLELARNDLDALDRQLAAKVALAPNFFNNAPLVLALDKLPAGQGAVDLPALMRVCRSHGLRTLAIRASRIEDIAAAIAIELPVLPPSGARERPLDPLVGEVKKKPEKPPEPTIKPTKIITTPVRGGQQIYAQGGDLVVVSSVSPGAELLADGNIHVYGPMRGRALAGIKGDTKARIFCQHLTAELVSIAGQYKVSEDLRRDPLWGAGVQVSLSGDVLNIIRL, from the coding sequence ATGAGCCAAACCGAACCGCTAGACCAAGATCCCGTGTTCCAGCTGAAAGGCAGCATGCTCGCCATCACCGTGCTGGAACTGGCCCGCAACGACCTCGACGCCCTGGACCGCCAGCTCGCCGCCAAGGTCGCCCTCGCGCCGAACTTTTTCAATAATGCCCCGCTGGTGCTGGCCCTGGACAAACTGCCAGCCGGCCAAGGCGCCGTCGACCTGCCCGCGCTGATGCGCGTGTGTCGCTCCCATGGCCTGCGCACCCTGGCGATTCGCGCCAGCCGTATCGAAGACATTGCCGCCGCCATTGCAATTGAACTGCCAGTACTGCCGCCGTCCGGCGCACGCGAGCGTCCCCTCGATCCTTTGGTCGGAGAAGTGAAGAAAAAACCGGAAAAACCGCCGGAGCCGACGATCAAGCCTACAAAGATAATCACCACGCCCGTACGCGGCGGACAGCAGATTTACGCCCAGGGCGGCGACCTGGTTGTAGTCTCCTCGGTCAGTCCCGGCGCGGAACTTCTCGCCGATGGCAACATCCATGTATACGGCCCGATGCGCGGACGTGCCCTCGCCGGCATCAAGGGTGATACCAAGGCCCGCATTTTTTGCCAGCACTTGACCGCTGAACTCGTGTCCATCGCAGGCCAGTACAAGGTTTCCGAAGATTTGCGTCGCGATCCGCTATGGGGAGCCGGGGTGCAGGTCAGCCTGTCGGGCGACGTGTTGAACATCATCCGTCTTTAA
- a CDS encoding lipid A biosynthesis lauroyl acyltransferase: protein MDRPRFRAVFLHPRFWLLWLGLGLLWLVTQLPYPALLTIGRLLGAGMYRVAGDRRRIAARNLELCFPEKSAQERQRLLKENFASTGIAFFEMAMSWWWPKPRLARLAHVEGLEHLKQAESDGKGVILMALHFTTLEIGAALLGQKHTIDGMYREHGNPLFDYIQRRGRERHNLDSLAVEREDVRGMLKLLRAGRAIWYAPDQDYGAKQSLFVPLFGIQAATVTATSKFARLGKALVVPFTQQRLADGSGYRLVIHPPLTDFPGESDEVDCLRINRWVEASVRECPEQYLWTHRRFKSRPPGEPKLYEKRRR, encoded by the coding sequence ATGGATCGCCCGCGTTTTCGAGCTGTATTTCTTCATCCGCGTTTTTGGCTGTTATGGCTGGGACTCGGCCTCTTGTGGCTGGTGACCCAACTGCCGTACCCGGCGCTGCTGACCATTGGTCGCCTGCTCGGTGCCGGCATGTACCGTGTGGCCGGTGACCGCCGCCGCATTGCCGCGCGAAACCTGGAATTGTGCTTCCCGGAAAAATCCGCCCAGGAACGTCAGCGCTTGCTCAAGGAAAACTTCGCCTCGACCGGTATCGCCTTCTTTGAAATGGCCATGAGCTGGTGGTGGCCCAAGCCGCGCCTGGCGCGCCTGGCCCATGTCGAAGGCCTCGAACACCTCAAGCAGGCCGAGTCGGATGGCAAGGGCGTGATCCTCATGGCCCTGCACTTCACCACCCTGGAAATCGGCGCTGCCCTGCTGGGGCAGAAGCACACCATCGATGGCATGTACCGTGAGCACGGCAACCCGTTGTTCGACTACATCCAGCGCCGTGGCCGCGAGCGCCACAACCTCGATTCCCTGGCGGTCGAGCGCGAAGACGTGCGCGGCATGCTCAAGCTGCTGCGTGCCGGCCGTGCCATCTGGTACGCACCCGATCAGGATTACGGCGCCAAGCAAAGTCTCTTCGTGCCGCTGTTCGGCATCCAGGCCGCCACCGTGACCGCCACCAGCAAGTTTGCGCGGTTGGGCAAGGCGTTGGTGGTGCCGTTCACCCAGCAGCGCCTGGCCGATGGCAGTGGTTACCGCCTGGTGATCCATCCGCCGTTGACCGATTTCCCCGGCGAGAGCGATGAAGTCGATTGCCTGCGCATCAACAGGTGGGTCGAAGCCTCGGTGCGCGAATGCCCCGAGCAATATTTGTGGACCCACCGCCGCTTCAAGAGCCGGCCGCCGGGTGAACCCAAGCTGTACGAAAAACGCCGTCGATAA
- a CDS encoding patatin-like phospholipase family protein, producing MRPTEPVTGLILSGGGARAAYQVGVLAAIAELLPPGAPNPFPVIVGTSAGAINAVTLASGAMDFTAAIKRLTAFWQGFRSHLVLRSDWPGVIHQASRFCLHSLLGLGARVPVALLDSSPLRELLQERLNLDGIDDAIRRQHLHAVAVTAFGYESGQAVTFYQGGGAIVPWLRHRRIGVPTELTVEHLLASSAIPLLFAPVKLDLEYFGDGAVRQSAPISPALHLGASRVLVVGVSGNPRGNEPTAQRSYTGQQPTLAQIGGHMLNSTFIDSLESDIELLERLNQFSHLQPADSAARGLAPVDVLVIAPSQPIDEIAARHRQELPAALRLFLRGPGATKTSGAGVLSYLLFEAGYCSELIELGRRDALAKREEITRFLGLA from the coding sequence ATGCGCCCAACTGAACCGGTGACAGGTTTGATTCTTTCCGGTGGCGGGGCGCGGGCGGCGTATCAGGTGGGGGTGTTGGCGGCGATTGCCGAACTGTTGCCGCCGGGGGCGCCCAATCCTTTCCCGGTGATCGTCGGCACCTCGGCCGGCGCGATCAATGCGGTGACCCTGGCCAGTGGCGCCATGGACTTCACCGCTGCCATCAAACGTCTTACCGCCTTCTGGCAGGGCTTTCGCAGTCATCTGGTGCTGCGCAGCGACTGGCCGGGGGTGATTCACCAGGCGAGCCGTTTCTGTCTCCACAGCCTGTTGGGCCTGGGCGCACGCGTCCCGGTGGCCTTGCTCGACAGCTCGCCCTTGCGCGAGCTGTTGCAGGAACGCTTGAACCTGGACGGTATCGACGACGCGATCCGCCGTCAGCATTTGCATGCCGTGGCGGTGACCGCCTTCGGTTACGAATCCGGGCAGGCGGTGACGTTCTATCAAGGCGGCGGCGCCATCGTCCCTTGGTTGCGTCATCGTCGCATCGGGGTGCCTACCGAACTGACGGTTGAGCACCTGTTGGCCAGTTCGGCGATCCCCTTGCTGTTTGCCCCGGTGAAACTCGACCTGGAGTATTTCGGTGACGGTGCCGTGCGGCAATCGGCGCCCATCAGCCCGGCGTTGCACCTGGGGGCCAGCCGCGTGCTGGTGGTCGGTGTCAGCGGCAACCCGCGCGGTAACGAGCCGACGGCGCAACGCAGCTACACCGGCCAGCAGCCGACACTGGCGCAGATCGGCGGGCATATGCTCAACAGCACGTTCATCGACAGCTTGGAAAGTGATATCGAACTGCTGGAGCGCTTGAACCAGTTCAGCCATCTCCAACCCGCCGACAGCGCGGCTCGCGGCCTGGCACCGGTGGATGTGCTGGTGATTGCGCCCAGCCAACCGATCGACGAAATCGCCGCACGCCATCGGCAGGAATTGCCGGCGGCGTTGCGCTTGTTTTTACGTGGGCCGGGCGCGACCAAGACGAGCGGGGCGGGGGTGTTGAGTTACTTGTTGTTCGAGGCGGGGTATTGCAGCGAGTTGATTGAATTGGGACGGCGCGATGCATTGGCCAAGCGCGAGGAAATAACCCGCTTCCTCGGCCTGGCGTGA
- a CDS encoding outer membrane protein OmpK: MKPMFKGLMLAGSLLAGGQAVAGDLLQWQNNSLTYLWGKNFTVNPQIQQTVTFEHADAWKYGDNFFFLDRIFYNGKEDGNVGPDTYYGEFSPRLSFGKILDKDLSFGPIKDVLLAFTYEFGEGDNESYLLGPGFDLNIPGFDYFQLNFYQRQTEGNRPGDGVWQITPVWSYTLPLGNSNILIDGYMDWVVDNDKNARGVYHANLHFNPQVKYDLGKALNWGEKQLYVGFEYDYWKNKYGIEDSGAFKTNQDTASFLVKYHF, from the coding sequence ATGAAACCTATGTTCAAAGGCCTGATGCTGGCAGGGTCCCTGCTGGCCGGTGGGCAGGCCGTGGCTGGTGACTTGCTGCAATGGCAGAACAACAGCCTGACGTACTTGTGGGGCAAGAACTTCACCGTCAACCCGCAGATCCAGCAAACCGTCACGTTCGAACATGCCGACGCATGGAAGTATGGCGACAACTTCTTCTTCCTCGACCGCATCTTTTATAACGGCAAGGAAGACGGCAACGTCGGCCCGGACACCTATTACGGCGAGTTCAGCCCACGGTTATCGTTCGGCAAGATTCTGGACAAGGACCTGTCCTTCGGCCCGATCAAGGACGTGTTGCTGGCCTTCACTTACGAGTTCGGCGAAGGCGATAACGAGTCCTACCTGCTGGGCCCGGGTTTTGATTTGAACATCCCCGGTTTCGATTACTTCCAGTTGAACTTCTACCAGCGCCAGACCGAAGGCAATCGCCCGGGCGACGGCGTATGGCAGATCACTCCGGTGTGGTCGTACACCCTGCCGCTGGGCAACTCCAACATCCTGATCGACGGTTACATGGACTGGGTGGTGGACAACGACAAGAACGCCCGTGGCGTTTACCACGCCAACTTGCACTTCAATCCGCAAGTCAAATACGACTTGGGCAAGGCGCTGAACTGGGGCGAGAAACAACTGTATGTCGGTTTCGAATACGACTACTGGAAGAACAAGTACGGGATCGAGGATTCCGGCGCGTTCAAGACCAACCAGGATACGGCGAGCTTCCTGGTCAAGTACCACTTCTGA
- a CDS encoding urate hydroxylase PuuD, whose translation MEAHLLEWLNLSVRWVHMITGVAWIGASFYFVWLENNLNRVNPKNGLAGDLWAIHGGGIYHLEKYKLAPPTMPDNLHWFKWEAYFTWMSGVALLCVVFYLNPTLYLLAPGSSLSGTEGVLLGIGSLFAGWFIYSFLCDSALGKRPALLGLILFVLLIAAAYGFSKVFSGRGAYLHVGAIIGTIMVGNVFRIIMPAQRALVAAIVENRTPDPALPAKGLLRSRHNNYFTLPVLFIMISNHFPSTYGSQYNWLILAGIAVAAVLVRHYFNTRHNSQKYAWTLPVGALAMISLAYVTGPKPVEPVAKAPAAIEYQPLPETALGGGLKPAAPAAEPAPVPAQATIDFEKVHGVIQARCAVCHSAKPTSPLFSTAPAGVMFDTPAQIQQQAARIQAQAVASQIMPLGNITQMTQQERDLIGTWINQGARAN comes from the coding sequence GTGGAAGCACATCTGTTGGAATGGCTGAACCTCAGCGTGCGCTGGGTTCACATGATCACTGGCGTGGCCTGGATCGGCGCGTCGTTCTACTTCGTCTGGCTGGAAAACAACCTCAATCGCGTCAACCCCAAGAACGGCCTGGCCGGTGACTTGTGGGCGATCCACGGTGGCGGCATCTACCACCTGGAAAAATACAAGCTGGCCCCGCCGACCATGCCGGACAACCTGCACTGGTTCAAATGGGAAGCCTATTTCACCTGGATGTCGGGCGTCGCGCTGCTGTGCGTGGTGTTCTACCTCAACCCGACGCTGTACCTGCTCGCCCCCGGCAGCAGCCTGAGCGGCACCGAAGGCGTATTGCTCGGCATCGGCTCGCTGTTCGCTGGCTGGTTCATCTACTCCTTCCTGTGCGACTCGGCCCTGGGCAAGCGCCCGGCCCTGCTCGGCCTGATCCTGTTCGTGCTGCTGATCGCCGCCGCATACGGATTCAGCAAAGTGTTCAGCGGACGCGGCGCTTACCTGCATGTGGGGGCGATAATCGGCACCATCATGGTGGGCAACGTGTTCCGCATCATCATGCCGGCGCAACGCGCGCTGGTGGCGGCCATCGTCGAGAACCGCACGCCCGATCCGGCATTGCCGGCCAAGGGCCTGCTGCGTTCGCGGCACAACAACTACTTCACCTTGCCGGTGCTGTTCATCATGATCAGTAACCACTTCCCGAGCACCTACGGCAGCCAATACAACTGGCTGATCCTTGCTGGGATCGCGGTGGCGGCAGTGCTGGTGCGGCATTACTTCAACACCCGGCATAACAGCCAGAAGTATGCGTGGACCTTGCCGGTGGGCGCCTTGGCCATGATTTCCCTAGCGTACGTGACCGGGCCCAAACCGGTGGAGCCCGTTGCCAAGGCACCGGCGGCCATCGAGTACCAGCCGTTGCCGGAAACCGCGCTGGGGGGTGGATTGAAACCCGCAGCACCCGCTGCGGAACCGGCGCCGGTGCCCGCCCAGGCAACGATCGATTTTGAAAAAGTGCACGGGGTGATCCAGGCTCGCTGCGCCGTCTGCCATTCGGCCAAGCCCACCAGCCCGCTGTTCAGCACGGCACCGGCGGGGGTGATGTTCGATACACCGGCGCAGATCCAGCAGCAGGCCGCGCGGATTCAGGCACAGGCCGTGGCCAGCCAGATCATGCCGCTGGGCAACATCACCCAAATGACCCAGCAAGAACGCGATTTGATTGGCACCTGGATCAACCAGGGCGCGCGCGCCAATTAG
- a CDS encoding ureidoglycolate lyase: MRTLMIEPLTKEAFAPFGDVIETDGSDHFMINNGSTMRFHKLATMETAEPEDHAIISIFRADALEMPLTVCMLERHPLGSQAFIPLLGNPFLIVVAPLGDVPVSGLVRAFVTNGRQGINYHRGVWHHPVLTIEKRDDFLVVDRSGTGNNCDEHFFKEDERLILAPHQ; the protein is encoded by the coding sequence ATGCGCACACTGATGATCGAACCCCTGACCAAAGAAGCTTTCGCCCCCTTCGGTGACGTGATCGAAACCGACGGCAGCGATCACTTCATGATCAACAACGGGTCGACCATGCGCTTTCACAAACTGGCAACGATGGAAACCGCCGAGCCGGAAGACCACGCCATCATCAGCATCTTCCGCGCCGACGCGCTGGAAATGCCACTGACCGTGTGCATGCTGGAAAGACACCCGCTGGGCAGCCAGGCTTTCATTCCGCTGCTCGGCAACCCCTTTCTGATCGTGGTCGCGCCCCTTGGCGATGTACCTGTATCGGGCTTGGTCCGCGCCTTCGTCACCAACGGCAGGCAGGGCATCAATTACCATCGCGGCGTCTGGCACCACCCGGTGCTGACGATCGAAAAGCGGGATGACTTCCTGGTGGTTGATCGCAGTGGCACAGGCAATAACTGCGATGAGCATTTTTTCAAAGAGGATGAGCGGTTGATCCTTGCCCCCCACCAATAA
- the alc gene encoding allantoicase, giving the protein MKAHAVPFEKFVNLADARLGTKIISVTDDWFADANRLFQPTPAVWKEGVFDDNGKWMDGWESRRKRFEGYDSAVIRLGVPGSIKGVDIDTSFFTGNYPPSASLEACFLTSGEPDDTTQWVEVLSAVELQGNSHHYHEINNDQAFSHLRFNIYPDGGVARLRVYGVPFRDWSAVGDNEQIDLAAALNGGRALACSDEHFGRMSNILNPGRGINMGDGWETARRRTPGNDWVIVALGHAGVIEKVIVDTLHFKGNYPDTCSIQGAFVKGGTDSQIETQSLFWRELLPAQKLEMHAEHTFAEQIKALGPITHIRLNVFPDGGVSRLRVLGKVAK; this is encoded by the coding sequence ATGAAAGCTCACGCCGTACCTTTCGAGAAGTTCGTCAACCTGGCCGACGCCCGCCTCGGCACCAAAATCATCTCGGTGACCGATGACTGGTTCGCCGACGCCAACCGCCTGTTCCAGCCGACCCCCGCCGTGTGGAAGGAGGGCGTTTTCGATGACAACGGCAAGTGGATGGACGGCTGGGAGTCGCGCCGCAAGCGCTTCGAAGGCTACGACAGCGCGGTGATCCGCCTGGGCGTGCCGGGCTCGATCAAGGGCGTGGACATCGACACTTCATTCTTCACCGGTAACTACCCACCATCGGCGTCCCTGGAAGCCTGCTTCCTGACCTCGGGCGAGCCGGATGACACCACCCAGTGGGTGGAAGTGCTGTCGGCCGTCGAGTTGCAGGGCAACAGCCACCACTACCACGAGATCAACAACGACCAGGCATTCAGCCACCTGCGCTTCAACATCTACCCGGATGGTGGCGTGGCCCGCCTGCGGGTGTATGGCGTGCCGTTCCGCGACTGGTCCGCGGTGGGCGACAACGAACAGATCGACCTGGCTGCCGCCTTGAACGGCGGCCGCGCCCTGGCCTGCTCCGACGAACACTTTGGTCGCATGAGCAACATCCTCAACCCGGGCCGTGGCATCAACATGGGCGATGGCTGGGAAACTGCGCGTCGCCGTACACCGGGCAATGACTGGGTGATCGTCGCGCTGGGGCATGCAGGCGTGATCGAGAAAGTCATCGTCGACACCCTGCACTTCAAGGGCAACTACCCGGACACCTGCTCGATCCAAGGCGCCTTCGTCAAAGGCGGCACCGATAGCCAGATCGAAACCCAATCGCTGTTCTGGCGCGAACTGCTGCCAGCGCAGAAGCTGGAAATGCACGCCGAGCACACCTTCGCCGAGCAGATCAAGGCGTTGGGGCCGATCACCCACATCCGCCTGAACGTATTCCCGGACGGCGGTGTGAGCCGCCTGCGGGTCCTGGGCAAGGTCGCCAAGTAA
- the uraD gene encoding 2-oxo-4-hydroxy-4-carboxy-5-ureidoimidazoline decarboxylase, with the protein MTAFQSLKPSSMSRDEFVDAFADIYEHSPWVAEKAYDLGQDASLDQIETLHQRMSDILLNADHARQLALINAHPDLAGKAAVQGQLTQASTDEQAGAGIHQCTAEEFSRFTELNEAYKAKFTFPFIMAVKGSNRHQILAAFETRIHNTVDTEFRCALAEINKIALFRLLTL; encoded by the coding sequence GTGACCGCGTTCCAGAGCTTGAAACCGTCGAGCATGAGCCGCGATGAGTTCGTCGACGCCTTCGCCGACATCTACGAACATTCGCCATGGGTGGCCGAAAAGGCCTATGACCTGGGCCAGGACGCATCGCTCGACCAGATCGAAACCCTGCACCAGCGCATGAGCGATATCCTGTTGAACGCCGATCACGCCCGGCAACTGGCGCTGATCAACGCTCACCCGGACCTGGCCGGCAAAGCCGCCGTCCAGGGCCAACTCACCCAAGCCAGCACCGATGAGCAAGCTGGCGCGGGGATTCACCAATGCACGGCCGAAGAGTTCTCACGCTTCACCGAGCTGAACGAAGCCTACAAGGCCAAGTTCACGTTTCCCTTCATCATGGCGGTAAAAGGCAGCAACCGGCATCAGATCCTCGCAGCATTCGAAACACGCATCCATAACACGGTGGACACCGAGTTCCGATGCGCGCTGGCCGAGATCAACAAGATCGCGTTGTTCCGTTTACTGACCCTCTAA
- the puuE gene encoding allantoinase PuuE yields MSADYPRDLIGYGSNPPHPHWPGNARIALSFVLNYEEGGERNILHGDKESEAFLSEMVSAQPLQGERNMSMESLYEYGSRAGVWRILKLFKQFDIPLTVFAVAMAAQRHPDVIRAMVAAGHEICSHGYRWIDYQYMDEAQEREHMLEAIRILTELTGERPLGWYTGRTGPNTRRLVMEEGGFLYDCDTYDDDLPYWEPNNPTGKPHLVIPYTLDTNDMRFTQVQGFNKGDDFFEYLKDAFDVLYAEGADAPKMLSIGLHCRLIGRPARLAALKRFLEYAKGHEHVWFTRRVDIARHWQATHPYPEAAK; encoded by the coding sequence GTGAGCGCTGACTACCCACGCGACCTGATCGGTTACGGCAGTAACCCTCCTCACCCCCATTGGCCGGGCAATGCGCGTATCGCCTTGTCGTTCGTACTCAACTATGAAGAAGGCGGCGAACGCAACATTTTGCACGGTGACAAAGAGTCCGAAGCCTTTCTCTCGGAAATGGTCTCCGCCCAACCGTTGCAGGGCGAGCGCAACATGAGCATGGAGTCGCTGTACGAATACGGCAGCCGTGCCGGCGTATGGCGCATCCTCAAGCTGTTCAAACAATTCGATATCCCGCTGACCGTCTTCGCCGTGGCCATGGCCGCCCAGCGCCACCCCGATGTGATCCGCGCCATGGTTGCCGCCGGCCACGAGATCTGCAGCCACGGCTACCGCTGGATCGACTACCAATACATGGATGAGGCCCAGGAGCGCGAGCACATGCTCGAAGCCATCCGCATCCTCACCGAACTCACCGGCGAACGCCCGCTGGGCTGGTACACCGGGCGCACCGGCCCCAACACCCGGCGGCTGGTGATGGAGGAAGGCGGTTTCCTGTATGACTGCGACACCTACGACGACGACCTGCCCTACTGGGAACCCAACAACCCCACCGGCAAGCCGCACCTGGTGATCCCCTACACCCTGGACACCAACGACATGCGCTTCACGCAGGTGCAGGGTTTCAACAAGGGCGACGACTTTTTCGAGTACCTCAAGGACGCCTTCGACGTGCTGTACGCCGAAGGTGCCGACGCGCCGAAGATGCTGTCCATCGGCCTGCATTGCCGCCTGATCGGCCGCCCGGCGCGCCTGGCCGCACTGAAGCGTTTTCTCGAATACGCCAAGGGCCATGAACACGTGTGGTTCACCCGTCGCGTCGACATTGCCCGCCACTGGCAAGCCACCCATCCGTACCCGGAGGCCGCCAAGTGA
- the uraH gene encoding hydroxyisourate hydrolase — MGRLTTHVLDAAHGCPGSAIQVELYRVEGAQLTLVASAVTNSDGRCDAPLLQGDDYRSGVYQLQFGAGDYYRARGVQLPEPAFLDVVVLRFGISAEQDHYHVPLLISPYSYSTYRGS, encoded by the coding sequence ATGGGACGACTGACTACACACGTACTGGACGCAGCCCACGGCTGTCCCGGCAGTGCCATCCAGGTTGAGCTGTACCGCGTCGAAGGCGCGCAACTGACGCTGGTCGCCAGCGCCGTGACCAATAGCGACGGTCGTTGCGACGCACCGTTGCTGCAAGGGGATGACTACCGCAGCGGCGTCTATCAGTTGCAGTTCGGCGCCGGTGACTACTACCGCGCCCGGGGCGTGCAGTTGCCCGAGCCGGCCTTTCTGGATGTGGTGGTGCTGCGCTTCGGCATCAGTGCCGAGCAGGATCACTACCATGTGCCCCTGCTGATTTCGCCTTACAGCTACTCCACCTATCGCGGTAGCTGA